In a genomic window of Chryseobacterium sp. G0162:
- the ytxJ gene encoding bacillithiol system redox-active protein YtxJ, with protein sequence MSFFDKIFGGNNQPSDQKSFWKNITSEEDLTKAIESSYQHKIAIFKHSTSCFISKTVLRNFEKEIENSEDKIEVYYLDLLAYRPLSNKIAEDFGIRHESPQLIVIENGKPVNSASHQDISLSQII encoded by the coding sequence ATGAGTTTTTTTGATAAAATATTCGGTGGAAATAATCAACCCTCTGATCAAAAATCTTTCTGGAAGAATATAACGTCTGAAGAAGACCTGACAAAAGCCATTGAGAGTTCTTATCAGCATAAAATAGCTATATTTAAACATTCAACTAGCTGTTTTATCAGCAAGACTGTATTGAGAAACTTTGAAAAGGAGATTGAAAATTCAGAAGATAAGATAGAAGTATATTACCTTGATCTATTGGCTTACCGCCCTCTTTCAAATAAAATTGCTGAGGATTTTGGGATAAGACATGAAAGTCCGCAGCTGATTGTTATCGAAAACGGAAAGCCCGTTAACAGCGCTTCGCACCAGGACATTTCTTTAAGCCAAATCATATAA
- a CDS encoding DUF1569 domain-containing protein: MVKKYLAHPIYFKEITDRISRLSTDSQRKWGKMDVCQMLMHCDLVLQVALKKIELPRINLLFETIGIVTKIEMYVFNNGIPRNMPTFQKLIVNFECDFDESKTNLLKTLEEFREACENKKLPDSHRLFGNMTEKDWEFLEYKHLDHHLKQFNV; the protein is encoded by the coding sequence TTGGTAAAAAAATATTTAGCTCATCCCATATACTTTAAGGAAATTACAGACAGAATTTCCAGATTATCTACAGACAGCCAAAGAAAATGGGGGAAAATGGATGTTTGTCAAATGCTAATGCACTGTGATCTAGTTCTTCAGGTGGCTCTGAAGAAAATTGAACTTCCACGCATTAATCTTCTGTTTGAGACAATAGGAATCGTTACAAAAATAGAAATGTATGTTTTCAATAACGGAATTCCCAGAAACATGCCTACTTTTCAAAAACTAATCGTTAATTTTGAGTGTGATTTTGATGAATCAAAAACCAATCTGCTGAAGACGCTGGAAGAATTCCGGGAAGCCTGTGAAAACAAAAAACTTCCGGACAGCCACAGATTATTCGGTAACATGACTGAAAAAGACTGGGAATTTTTAGAATATAAACATCTTGATCATCACTTAAAACAATTTAATGTATGA
- a CDS encoding YfiT family bacillithiol transferase: protein MSDLSNKKFPIGQFEAPENICDTTLDIYIKAIKDFPGKLKNLIEHFTDEQLDTPYREGGWTVRQLVNHIADSHTNSFIRFKLALTEDNPTIKPYDEAKWAELQDSIEMPIKPAMRMIKGTHQRWTVLLKSLTNKQFERTFHHPEHNRNYNLRDNLALYVWHCDHHFAHIENLKKEKGW from the coding sequence ATGAGTGATCTCTCAAACAAAAAATTTCCTATAGGACAGTTTGAAGCCCCTGAAAATATCTGTGATACCACTTTAGATATTTATATTAAAGCAATTAAAGACTTTCCCGGAAAACTTAAGAATCTCATTGAACATTTTACAGATGAACAACTTGATACGCCTTACAGAGAAGGGGGATGGACCGTAAGACAGCTTGTTAATCATATTGCTGACAGCCATACGAACAGCTTTATCCGCTTTAAGCTAGCTCTTACTGAAGATAACCCAACGATTAAACCTTATGATGAAGCCAAGTGGGCTGAACTTCAGGATAGTATTGAGATGCCCATAAAACCGGCTATGAGAATGATAAAGGGAACGCACCAACGATGGACTGTGCTTCTTAAAAGTCTTACCAATAAACAGTTTGAAAGAACTTTTCATCATCCTGAACACAACAGAAATTACAATTTAAGGGATAATCTTGCATTATATGTCTGGCATTGTGACCATCATTTCGCCCATATTGAAAATCTGAAGAAAGAAAAAGGTTGGTAA
- a CDS encoding DEAD/DEAH box helicase — MSFESLGLSHNIIRSVKKLGYLKPFPIQEQAVPVILQGKDLMGIAQTGSGKTACFVMPILEKLQNTEAKKGRNIQVLILVPTRELAIQIDEVFRAFTENLKREIRTMAVYGGVSINPQMKGMFGVEVLIATPGRLLDLIDHNALSISEIQHLVIDEADKMFQLGFGEEMNKLFALMPVVKQTTLFSATLNDKVSEMKERLSIHPTIIEIKKEEVEIDNIEQFAYHVSPENKGPFLRYLIKEKKVEKALIFVSSTRSADNLVEKLKKNKIKAVAIHSQKSQGARKNNLEEFKSNGAQILVATDLIGRGIHIDYLPCVINYELPRSPLDYIHRIGRTGRANEKGVAINILTDDELQHFRVIQKKMGKKVTLERTEGIDLHGY; from the coding sequence ATGTCATTTGAATCGTTAGGATTATCACACAATATTATTCGTTCCGTTAAAAAACTTGGGTATTTAAAACCTTTCCCAATCCAGGAACAAGCCGTACCTGTTATTTTACAAGGGAAAGATCTGATGGGAATTGCACAGACAGGTTCCGGAAAAACAGCTTGTTTTGTGATGCCGATTTTAGAAAAATTACAAAATACAGAAGCTAAAAAAGGACGAAATATTCAGGTGTTAATATTGGTGCCTACCCGTGAATTAGCCATTCAGATTGATGAGGTTTTCAGGGCATTTACGGAAAATCTGAAACGTGAAATCCGTACTATGGCTGTTTATGGAGGAGTTTCTATCAATCCTCAGATGAAAGGAATGTTTGGGGTTGAAGTTCTTATCGCAACTCCCGGACGTTTACTGGATTTGATTGACCATAATGCATTGAGTATTTCAGAAATTCAGCATTTAGTCATTGATGAAGCGGATAAGATGTTTCAGTTAGGCTTTGGCGAAGAAATGAATAAGCTTTTTGCTTTAATGCCTGTAGTGAAACAAACTACTTTATTCTCAGCGACTTTAAATGATAAAGTTTCTGAAATGAAAGAACGTTTATCTATTCACCCTACGATTATTGAAATTAAAAAAGAAGAAGTTGAAATTGACAATATCGAGCAATTTGCTTATCATGTTTCTCCGGAAAACAAGGGTCCTTTTTTAAGGTATTTAATTAAAGAAAAGAAAGTTGAAAAAGCCTTGATATTTGTTTCGTCCACGAGATCTGCGGATAATTTAGTGGAAAAACTTAAAAAGAATAAAATTAAAGCGGTTGCTATTCACAGCCAGAAATCTCAGGGTGCCCGAAAAAATAATTTAGAAGAATTTAAATCCAATGGAGCACAAATATTGGTGGCTACAGATTTAATAGGTCGTGGAATCCATATCGATTATTTACCTTGTGTTATCAATTATGAACTGCCACGCTCACCTTTGGATTACATTCACCGTATTGGTAGAACAGGTCGTGCCAATGAAAAGGGTGTTGCTATTAATATTTTGACGGATGATGAATTGCAGCATTTCAGGGTCATTCAAAAGAAAATGGGTAAAAAAGTAACCTTAGAGAGAACAGAGGGAATTGATTTACATGGTTACTAA
- the pncA gene encoding bifunctional nicotinamidase/pyrazinamidase — protein MKKALIIVDVQNDFCEGGALAVPGANEIIPYINLLMDENEYDQIILTQDWHPVGHKSFASSNGRKVGESIILNGVPQFMWPDHCVQGTFGAEFHKDLNQSKVTHIIQKGKNLEIDSYSGFQDNNHFMKTGLDDFLKYHDIQLVEIAGLAMDYCVKFTAQDAVANGYITCLHFNGTKAVNVKPDNGRDAIYEMIEKGVTVLG, from the coding sequence ATGAAAAAAGCATTAATAATAGTCGATGTACAGAATGATTTTTGTGAAGGCGGAGCATTAGCAGTACCGGGAGCCAATGAGATTATTCCTTATATCAACCTTCTGATGGATGAAAATGAATATGACCAGATTATTTTAACTCAAGACTGGCATCCCGTAGGACATAAAAGCTTTGCAAGCAGTAACGGACGTAAAGTAGGAGAAAGTATTATTCTAAATGGTGTACCCCAATTTATGTGGCCGGATCATTGTGTACAGGGAACTTTCGGTGCTGAATTCCATAAAGACTTAAACCAAAGCAAGGTTACCCATATCATACAAAAAGGAAAAAACCTTGAAATTGATAGCTATAGTGGCTTTCAGGACAACAATCATTTCATGAAAACCGGATTGGATGATTTCTTGAAATACCATGATATTCAGTTAGTGGAAATTGCAGGACTGGCGATGGATTATTGTGTAAAATTCACAGCTCAGGATGCTGTAGCCAATGGATATATCACTTGTCTTCATTTTAATGGAACCAAAGCTGTCAATGTAAAGCCTGATAATGGCAGAGATGCAATCTATGAAATGATTGAAAAAGGAGTAACCGTACTTGGATAA
- a CDS encoding sialate O-acetylesterase, whose protein sequence is MIHSFLMIGQSNMAGRGYFKEVPSIYDEHIKMQRNGLWQIMSEPINFDRPSSGVGLAASFAASWRLDNPEDEIGLIPCADGGTSLDDWVVGSALFENAISQAKLAQRTSRLSGILWHQGENDCSPEKAEIYSEKFAVIIKTLRQELNVPEIPLMIGGLGDFLPNGIFGKYFASYALINHELEDFAKAHANSYFVTAKGLTANADNIHFNALSQRILGVRYYSAFRDLKHVLELHNDEENRLTTIYNRPYTQTEKIKLLEHEFAVGNIESKDFLSELAILNGK, encoded by the coding sequence ATGATACATTCCTTTTTAATGATAGGTCAGTCGAATATGGCTGGTCGTGGGTATTTTAAAGAAGTCCCGTCTATTTATGATGAGCATATTAAAATGCAAAGAAACGGATTATGGCAAATCATGTCCGAACCTATTAATTTTGACCGTCCCAGTTCCGGTGTGGGACTTGCCGCTTCATTTGCTGCATCCTGGAGGCTCGATAACCCGGAAGATGAGATAGGATTGATTCCATGCGCTGATGGTGGAACCAGCCTTGATGACTGGGTTGTAGGGAGTGCTTTATTTGAAAATGCGATATCACAGGCTAAACTTGCACAACGAACAAGTCGGCTTTCCGGAATCTTATGGCATCAGGGTGAAAATGATTGCTCTCCGGAAAAAGCTGAGATATATAGTGAAAAATTTGCTGTAATAATTAAAACATTACGTCAGGAATTAAATGTTCCAGAAATTCCTCTTATGATAGGTGGTTTAGGAGACTTTCTACCTAATGGGATCTTTGGGAAATATTTTGCTTCATACGCTTTAATTAATCACGAATTGGAAGACTTTGCAAAAGCACATGCCAACAGTTATTTTGTTACGGCAAAAGGACTTACGGCCAATGCTGACAATATTCATTTTAATGCTTTGTCACAAAGAATATTGGGGGTCAGATATTACAGCGCTTTTCGTGATTTAAAACATGTTCTTGAGCTTCATAATGATGAAGAAAACAGATTAACAACAATCTATAACCGTCCTTATACCCAAACCGAAAAAATCAAACTATTGGAGCATGAATTTGCAGTTGGAAATATTGAATCTAAAGATTTTCTGTCAGAATTAGCTATCCTGAATGGGAAGTAA
- a CDS encoding TetR/AcrR family transcriptional regulator, which yields MNTQQKIIEAAISVLNDDFSATLEDIAIHCGFNRRTLHRYFKSRNELLEACNKNMMEAWELAAIKACNSSEDPLVQLEHLLYAGIDSGTKYAFLIKLNDNDTSSSTRYESEQSAAYFKRRDQLFDAIQKLQKQKVIDDRFPLPWIRILFTSVITATIMAFRSGDIAQNEVKKLAWYSFSRSIGIQINKK from the coding sequence ATGAATACTCAGCAGAAAATTATTGAAGCAGCGATATCAGTTTTAAACGATGATTTTTCGGCAACATTGGAGGATATAGCAATACATTGCGGTTTTAATAGAAGAACACTTCACCGATATTTTAAAAGCCGAAATGAATTACTGGAAGCATGCAATAAAAATATGATGGAGGCATGGGAGTTGGCAGCTATTAAAGCTTGTAACAGCTCTGAAGATCCCTTAGTACAACTTGAACATCTATTATATGCCGGAATTGACAGCGGAACAAAGTATGCTTTTCTCATTAAACTGAATGATAATGATACATCCTCTTCAACACGATACGAAAGTGAGCAAAGTGCAGCTTATTTTAAAAGAAGAGATCAGTTGTTTGATGCTATTCAGAAATTACAAAAACAGAAGGTGATAGATGACCGGTTTCCTTTACCCTGGATAAGAATTCTTTTTACCAGTGTGATCACGGCAACGATTATGGCGTTCAGATCTGGAGATATTGCTCAAAATGAAGTAAAAAAACTGGCCTGGTATTCATTCAGCAGAAGTATTGGTATACAAATAAATAAAAAATGA
- a CDS encoding pseudouridine synthase, whose protein sequence is MSRDNNNSDRPKRPRISTKKSSDDSRASRSGNSSGSKPFKKPFSKDGGRKGPEHSGSNSRFEKKPFKKNTERFNSSSDDSESKSESRAYITNKSESYEKKSFGRPKRGGKSFDTRDKYERGSLKYGRRPSANGEDRNDDKTRSFVQKRRLNKIDKDIHKDSIRLNKYIANSGICSRREADELITQGLVEVNGKVVTEMGYQVQKTDRVVFDGQSITPEKPVYVLLNKPKGYISTTKDDKARKTVMDLVANASPYRLFPVGRLDRSTTGVILLTNDGHMTKKLTHPSFDAKKIYHVTLDKKLTGEDLRLIAEGIRLDEGVAVVDQISYIDGKPKNEIGIEIHIGWNRVIRRIFQRLGYEVESLDRVMFAGLTKKNIKRGHWRILSDLEVNNLKML, encoded by the coding sequence ATGAGCAGAGATAATAATAATTCAGACAGACCAAAGAGACCAAGAATTTCAACCAAGAAAAGTTCTGATGATTCTCGTGCTTCCAGATCTGGAAATTCTTCAGGATCAAAACCTTTTAAAAAACCTTTCTCTAAAGACGGAGGAAGAAAAGGTCCCGAACATTCAGGATCCAACTCAAGATTTGAAAAGAAACCGTTTAAGAAAAATACTGAGAGATTTAATAGCTCAAGTGATGATTCTGAATCAAAATCTGAAAGTAGAGCTTATATCACGAATAAAAGTGAAAGCTACGAAAAGAAATCTTTTGGAAGACCTAAAAGAGGGGGTAAAAGCTTTGACACAAGAGATAAGTATGAAAGAGGAAGCCTGAAATATGGTAGAAGACCTTCTGCTAATGGAGAGGATAGAAATGATGATAAAACAAGATCTTTTGTACAGAAAAGAAGGCTGAACAAGATTGATAAAGACATTCATAAAGACAGCATCCGTCTTAATAAGTATATTGCTAATTCCGGAATATGCAGCAGAAGAGAAGCTGATGAGCTTATCACTCAAGGGCTTGTAGAGGTAAACGGAAAAGTAGTAACTGAAATGGGATATCAGGTACAGAAAACTGACAGAGTAGTTTTTGACGGACAAAGTATTACACCGGAAAAACCAGTATATGTACTTCTGAACAAACCAAAAGGGTATATTTCTACCACTAAGGACGATAAAGCAAGAAAAACAGTAATGGATCTTGTAGCGAATGCTTCTCCTTACAGACTTTTCCCAGTGGGAAGATTAGACCGTTCTACTACAGGAGTTATCTTATTGACTAATGACGGACACATGACTAAGAAACTGACGCATCCATCTTTTGATGCTAAGAAAATCTATCATGTAACGTTGGATAAGAAACTGACTGGTGAAGATTTACGTCTTATCGCAGAAGGAATTCGTCTTGATGAAGGAGTAGCAGTAGTAGATCAGATTTCGTACATTGATGGTAAGCCTAAAAATGAAATCGGTATTGAGATCCACATTGGATGGAACCGTGTTATCAGAAGAATTTTCCAAAGATTAGGATACGAGGTAGAATCTTTAGACAGAGTAATGTTTGCCGGATTAACGAAGAAAAACATTAAGAGAGGACACTGGAGAATTCTTTCAGATCTGGAAGTAAACAATCTTAAAATGCTTTAA
- the aroB gene encoding 3-dehydroquinate synthase: MITILNDNFSQLNDFLHEKTFSKIFILVDENTHEYCLPVLLGNMETDLGFEILEIEAGEEMKNIQTANQLWEILTEMQADRKALVINLGGGVITDMGGFVASTYKRGIQFINIPTTLLSMCDASIGGKTGIDLMHYKNMVGTFAFPEQIFIYPKFLETLPFKELRSGFAEMLKHGLIADKAHWNQLIQINKLDVEAVSPYIQNSMDIKQDVVEKDFHESNIRKTLNFGHTIGHAVESLCLQQGNPILHGEAVAMGMISEAHLAFLENLISEEDSTMIIENIQRYYPYLDISDFKDEDITALLLNDKKNVDSKINFSLLTGIGSCNYDHQCSQKNILKAIHFYRKLNDL, from the coding sequence ATGATAACAATATTAAACGATAATTTTTCTCAACTCAACGATTTTCTTCATGAGAAAACATTCAGTAAAATTTTTATTTTGGTGGATGAAAATACTCATGAATACTGCCTTCCCGTTCTGTTAGGTAATATGGAAACAGATCTTGGGTTTGAAATTCTGGAGATTGAAGCTGGAGAAGAAATGAAGAATATCCAGACGGCCAATCAGCTTTGGGAAATTCTTACAGAAATGCAGGCAGACCGAAAAGCATTAGTTATTAATTTGGGTGGCGGTGTTATAACAGATATGGGAGGTTTTGTAGCATCTACCTATAAAAGAGGAATCCAGTTCATTAATATCCCCACTACCCTTTTATCTATGTGTGATGCCTCTATTGGTGGGAAAACAGGAATTGATCTGATGCATTATAAAAATATGGTGGGAACATTTGCTTTCCCGGAGCAAATTTTTATTTATCCTAAATTTTTGGAAACATTACCTTTTAAAGAATTAAGAAGTGGATTTGCAGAAATGCTTAAACACGGTCTGATTGCAGACAAAGCTCATTGGAATCAGCTGATCCAGATTAACAAACTTGATGTAGAGGCCGTTTCTCCTTATATACAGAATTCTATGGATATCAAACAGGATGTTGTAGAAAAAGATTTCCATGAAAGTAATATCAGAAAAACGTTGAATTTCGGACATACAATAGGGCATGCTGTAGAAAGCCTTTGTTTACAACAAGGAAATCCTATTCTTCATGGAGAGGCTGTTGCCATGGGAATGATTAGTGAAGCTCACCTGGCATTTCTTGAAAACCTTATTTCAGAAGAAGATTCAACAATGATCATTGAAAACATCCAGCGTTACTATCCTTATTTAGATATCAGTGATTTTAAAGATGAAGATATTACAGCTTTATTATTAAATGATAAAAAGAACGTGGACAGTAAAATTAATTTTTCTCTGCTTACAGGAATCGGATCATGTAATTATGATCACCAGTGCAGTCAAAAAAATATCCTGAAAGCTATTCATTTTTACAGAAAATTGAATGATCTTTAA